The following coding sequences are from one Rhinoraja longicauda isolate Sanriku21f chromosome 7, sRhiLon1.1, whole genome shotgun sequence window:
- the LOC144595609 gene encoding transmembrane protein 272-like isoform X2 has product MEMVSATCFIFGLLAFLALPLTMAFVGMKFLDSCPIQPLIPLYLLVGGIIGSLKVSLLLHDSTKMRHLLNKSVMIGDDDEDEYPWRQNLHRYYIHVTLSLFLFVWFILGNYWVFSEFLPNFIPPFHRPQDYCDKTVYVFSVAVLAISHMVLALLILCTCCIYSFSRPGEDAEEEGED; this is encoded by the exons ATGGAGATGGTCTCTGCGA CTTGCTTTATCTTTGGTCTGCTGGCCTTCCTTGCTCTGCCTCTCACAATGGCTTTTGTCG GGATGAAGTTTCTGGACAGCTGCCCCATTCAGCCGCTGATCCCCTTGTATCTGCTCGTGGGAGGAATTATCGGCAGTCTGAAG GTCTCCCTCCTCCTGCACGACTCCACCAAGATGAGGCATCTCCTCAACAAGTCGGTGATGATCGGCGATGATGATGAGGACGAGTATCCGTGGCGACAGAATCTTCACCGCTACTACATCCACGTCACTCTCAGCCTCTTCCTCTTCGTCTGGTTCATCCTCGGCAACTACTGGGTCTTCTCCGAGTTTCTCCCCAACTTCATCCCGCCCTTCCACCGGCCGCAGGACTACTGCGACAAGACGGTGTACGTGTTCTCTGTGGCAGTCCTGGCCATCAGCCACATGGTCCTGGCCCTTCTCATTCTCTGCACCTGCTGCATCTACTCCTTCTCAAGACCAGGCGAGGAtgcggaggaggagggggaggattgA
- the LOC144595609 gene encoding transmembrane protein 272-like isoform X3 — protein sequence MAFVGMKFLDSCPIQPLIPLYLLVGGIIGSLKVSLLLHDSTKMRHLLNKSVMIGDDDEDEYPWRQNLHRYYIHVTLSLFLFVWFILGNYWVFSEFLPNFIPPFHRPQDYCDKTVYVFSVAVLAISHMVLALLILCTCCIYSFSRPGEDAEEEGED from the exons ATGGCTTTTGTCG GGATGAAGTTTCTGGACAGCTGCCCCATTCAGCCGCTGATCCCCTTGTATCTGCTCGTGGGAGGAATTATCGGCAGTCTGAAG GTCTCCCTCCTCCTGCACGACTCCACCAAGATGAGGCATCTCCTCAACAAGTCGGTGATGATCGGCGATGATGATGAGGACGAGTATCCGTGGCGACAGAATCTTCACCGCTACTACATCCACGTCACTCTCAGCCTCTTCCTCTTCGTCTGGTTCATCCTCGGCAACTACTGGGTCTTCTCCGAGTTTCTCCCCAACTTCATCCCGCCCTTCCACCGGCCGCAGGACTACTGCGACAAGACGGTGTACGTGTTCTCTGTGGCAGTCCTGGCCATCAGCCACATGGTCCTGGCCCTTCTCATTCTCTGCACCTGCTGCATCTACTCCTTCTCAAGACCAGGCGAGGAtgcggaggaggagggggaggattgA
- the LOC144595609 gene encoding transmembrane protein 272-like isoform X1, translating to MSGGVERVCHRCIARIASNACFIFGLLAFLALPLTMAFVGMKFLDSCPIQPLIPLYLLVGGIIGSLKVSLLLHDSTKMRHLLNKSVMIGDDDEDEYPWRQNLHRYYIHVTLSLFLFVWFILGNYWVFSEFLPNFIPPFHRPQDYCDKTVYVFSVAVLAISHMVLALLILCTCCIYSFSRPGEDAEEEGED from the exons ATGTCGGGCGGTGTGGAAAGGGTCTGTCACCGATGTATCGCAAGAATCGCCAGCAATG CTTGCTTTATCTTTGGTCTGCTGGCCTTCCTTGCTCTGCCTCTCACAATGGCTTTTGTCG GGATGAAGTTTCTGGACAGCTGCCCCATTCAGCCGCTGATCCCCTTGTATCTGCTCGTGGGAGGAATTATCGGCAGTCTGAAG GTCTCCCTCCTCCTGCACGACTCCACCAAGATGAGGCATCTCCTCAACAAGTCGGTGATGATCGGCGATGATGATGAGGACGAGTATCCGTGGCGACAGAATCTTCACCGCTACTACATCCACGTCACTCTCAGCCTCTTCCTCTTCGTCTGGTTCATCCTCGGCAACTACTGGGTCTTCTCCGAGTTTCTCCCCAACTTCATCCCGCCCTTCCACCGGCCGCAGGACTACTGCGACAAGACGGTGTACGTGTTCTCTGTGGCAGTCCTGGCCATCAGCCACATGGTCCTGGCCCTTCTCATTCTCTGCACCTGCTGCATCTACTCCTTCTCAAGACCAGGCGAGGAtgcggaggaggagggggaggattgA